A stretch of Clostridia bacterium DNA encodes these proteins:
- a CDS encoding DUF4153 domain-containing protein, with protein sequence MANLKSSIMRVIRSSSETFQTYPAVIGCALLFTIVTMVRIQMDWPLQETYNFLFNCLHLAFATGAVFSLAAITAANSRSGEKKAFLYANMLGVIITALTFILLYAFAAREPYVANGIVTNVTNLASARVSAAIAISLIAFIYLAGYPEDESDFGRSLFMFHKAFFIAMIYGLVIMAGTSGVAGAVQALLYRNMSEKVYMYLGTITGFLAFTIFVGYFPSFSKNKIDEHREVAQKQPRFIEVLFQYIMVPIALALTVVLLIWTMKTIVAGSWPSFIRLSGIATSYAGIGIWLHIMVTHHESALAKFFKKIYPIVALVILAFEARVLVVQLGESGLKTPEYYFSLIWVFAVSASILLLIKKEKAHSFIAAILCALILFSVLPGLGYQALPARAQVNRLEELLLGENILQGDKLVPATARPSQSVRVQITDAVEYLSGNEDAKLPTWFAPNLYQNDIFERELGFEKAWPDYDPDGGIPIDRTIETYLALPNGAIDITDYTWAIYVSGYNARQEEVDTVYVEGEQGLYRITWDRTEALTLRIDLDDRLILEEDMKPYLNTIAGKYPDTNSYETSIDSGDLSYELETPEVTVLIVFKDLSVNLDVEKDEFSYWTEINMIYMKENK encoded by the coding sequence ATGGCGAATTTAAAGAGTTCTATCATGAGAGTTATACGTTCATCTAGTGAGACCTTTCAGACCTATCCTGCGGTTATTGGTTGTGCACTTTTGTTTACGATTGTGACCATGGTGCGGATCCAAATGGACTGGCCATTGCAAGAAACCTATAATTTTTTATTCAACTGTTTACACCTGGCCTTTGCAACGGGAGCGGTATTTAGTTTGGCAGCAATTACTGCGGCAAATAGCCGGTCAGGAGAAAAGAAAGCCTTTCTGTATGCCAATATGTTGGGTGTAATCATTACCGCCCTAACCTTTATCCTGCTGTATGCTTTTGCAGCAAGAGAACCCTATGTGGCAAATGGCATCGTTACCAATGTGACAAATCTTGCTTCGGCTCGAGTAAGTGCAGCGATAGCAATCAGTCTGATCGCTTTTATTTATTTGGCAGGCTATCCCGAAGATGAGTCTGATTTTGGCCGCTCACTATTTATGTTCCATAAGGCCTTCTTTATTGCTATGATCTATGGCCTTGTAATCATGGCTGGGACTTCTGGGGTTGCAGGAGCGGTGCAAGCCTTGCTCTACCGGAATATGAGTGAAAAAGTATATATGTATCTTGGAACCATTACTGGCTTTTTGGCTTTTACCATTTTTGTGGGATATTTCCCAAGCTTTAGCAAGAATAAAATCGATGAACATAGAGAAGTTGCCCAAAAACAGCCCAGATTTATTGAAGTACTCTTTCAATACATTATGGTTCCGATCGCCTTGGCCTTAACGGTCGTTTTATTGATTTGGACGATGAAGACCATTGTTGCTGGTAGCTGGCCTTCTTTCATTAGACTATCGGGCATTGCGACTAGTTATGCGGGCATCGGTATTTGGCTGCATATCATGGTTACCCATCATGAAAGTGCGCTTGCCAAGTTTTTCAAAAAGATCTATCCCATTGTTGCCTTGGTAATATTGGCTTTTGAAGCACGGGTACTAGTGGTGCAGTTGGGTGAGAGTGGCTTGAAAACACCGGAATATTATTTTAGTCTCATCTGGGTTTTTGCTGTGTCAGCGTCCATTTTGCTTTTGATTAAAAAGGAGAAAGCCCATTCTTTTATTGCGGCAATATTATGTGCCCTGATTCTTTTTTCTGTACTACCAGGACTTGGTTACCAGGCCCTTCCGGCTAGGGCTCAAGTTAACAGACTGGAAGAATTACTACTTGGTGAAAATATTCTACAAGGAGACAAGTTAGTCCCGGCGACAGCAAGGCCTAGTCAGTCAGTCCGTGTACAAATTACGGATGCAGTAGAATACTTGTCAGGCAATGAGGATGCCAAGCTTCCAACATGGTTTGCCCCAAATCTTTACCAAAATGATATTTTTGAGCGAGAGCTGGGTTTTGAAAAGGCTTGGCCTGACTATGATCCTGATGGGGGGATTCCAATTGACCGCACGATAGAAACATATTTGGCTTTGCCGAATGGGGCAATCGACATTACTGATTACACCTGGGCTATTTATGTTTCTGGTTACAATGCAAGGCAAGAAGAAGTGGATACGGTTTATGTTGAGGGAGAACAAGGCCTATATCGCATTACGTGGGATAGAACGGAAGCCCTTACTTTGCGTATAGACTTGGATGACCGATTGATTTTAGAAGAGGACATGAAACCGTATCTAAATACGATTGCTGGAAAATATCCGGATACCAACAGCTATGAGACGAGTATTGACAGTGGAGATTTGAGCTATGAATTGGAAACACCGGAAGTAACTGTGTTGATTGTATTTAAAGATCTTTCGGTGAATCTTGATGTAGAAAAAGATGAGTTTAGTTACTGGACAGAAATAAATATGATTTATATGAAGGAGAATAAGTGA
- a CDS encoding MFS transporter encodes MDSNTIRAIRHDRQIRKFSLYGFLKNLKFFEPYLVIFLFAGGLNFFQIGLLYAIKEIIIYIFEIPSGVMADNYGRKKELYLCFTFYIISFVIFFFTQSFFTAALAMVFFGLGEAFRSGTHKAMMYTYLEEKNWEEHKMLVYGRTRSFSLIGSAISSILAVALILNIPGSRYIFLASIVPYILDLLLIMSYPESLDRSGVTCSEPFMQALVSHMVRIFKRPKLRRFLVKAATFEAVFKSVKDYIQPILGMLLMSSGLALLSEFSLDDQLKIVLGITYGVINLFSAFASRNVYRLQSYMVAEKMVNLFYLAQIICFFILYWTIRISQPYLIALMFVALYLIRDMRKPVLIDICGSLMKKEERATVLSVESQMRALFTVVLAPAAGFIADKAGVGLAMLCIGLLLLLVYFFVPNSVEDPCDGNNGLTREQH; translated from the coding sequence ATGGATAGTAACACCATTAGAGCAATCAGACATGATAGACAAATCAGGAAGTTTTCCTTATATGGGTTTCTCAAGAACCTGAAATTTTTTGAACCATATTTGGTCATCTTCCTTTTTGCCGGAGGACTAAACTTTTTTCAAATTGGTTTGCTATATGCTATTAAAGAAATCATTATATATATTTTTGAAATTCCTTCAGGCGTCATGGCAGATAATTATGGACGAAAAAAAGAATTGTATTTGTGCTTTACCTTTTACATTATTTCCTTTGTAATATTTTTCTTTACCCAAAGTTTTTTTACGGCAGCACTAGCCATGGTCTTTTTCGGATTGGGAGAGGCTTTTAGGTCCGGTACTCATAAAGCCATGATGTATACTTATCTTGAGGAAAAGAATTGGGAAGAGCATAAGATGCTAGTATATGGGAGAACGCGTTCCTTTTCCTTGATTGGATCCGCTATTAGTTCAATTCTGGCTGTAGCTCTGATTCTCAATATTCCAGGTTCAAGATATATTTTTCTAGCGTCTATCGTTCCATATATTTTAGACTTACTACTGATTATGTCTTATCCTGAATCGTTAGATCGTTCCGGCGTCACTTGCTCGGAGCCTTTTATGCAAGCATTGGTCAGTCATATGGTTCGCATCTTCAAAAGACCTAAATTAAGAAGATTCTTGGTGAAAGCAGCCACTTTTGAAGCGGTATTCAAAAGTGTTAAAGACTATATACAGCCAATACTAGGAATGCTCTTAATGTCTTCTGGTCTTGCCCTGTTATCCGAATTTTCACTTGATGACCAGCTTAAAATCGTCCTAGGGATTACCTATGGTGTGATCAACCTCTTCAGCGCCTTTGCTTCTAGAAATGTATATCGCTTGCAGAGCTATATGGTTGCAGAAAAAATGGTGAATCTATTCTACCTAGCCCAAATCATTTGTTTCTTTATCTTATATTGGACAATTAGAATTTCTCAGCCCTACCTAATTGCTCTTATGTTTGTAGCCCTTTACCTAATTCGAGACATGCGAAAGCCGGTACTGATTGATATTTGCGGTTCCTTGATGAAGAAGGAAGAGCGGGCTACGGTTCTAAGCGTAGAATCACAGATGAGGGCCCTGTTTACTGTGGTGCTAGCACCCGCTGCTGGCTTTATTGCAGATAAGGCGGGTGTCGGTTTAGCGATGCTATGTATTGGTTTATTGCTCCTGCTTGTGTATTTTTTTGTTCCCAATTCAGTAGAGGATCCTTGTGATGGAAACAATGGGTTAACAAGAGAGCAACACTAG
- the metH gene encoding methionine synthase — MLRLILIDKERHKKLKVITKKLFENNPLYKALLNRILVLDGAMGTQIQDQHLTEEDFRGKDFKNHPLSLKGNNDILCLTKPDVLQKIHDAYCKAGADIIETNTFNATSISQEDYGTEEYVYDINYQGAQIARLVADDWTQKTPQKPRFVAGSIGPTNKTGSISPDVENPGFRNISFDDLKESYMEQINGLIDGGADLLLIETITDILNVRAALFAAETAFEAKGKYLPILISGTLVDKSGRILSGQTLSAFAASILSDYVISIGLNCSFGAKDLIPYIKELSETQDLFISVHPNAGLPNQFGEYDESPETMVHFLKQLMAEKHLNIVGGCCGTRPAHIQAISAVVNDFTQRLVPEHEIVTKYAGMESLLVTKDNNFINIGERTNVSGSAKFARLIRDKQYETALDVAKHQVENGAQVIDINFDDGMLDAEDEMDKFLKLIATEPSISKVPIMIDSSKWHVLEAGLKAIQGKSLVNSISLKNGEAEFIKQARLVKKYGAAAVVMAFDEQGQASSYERKIEIAERAYNILVNQVGFYPEDIIFDMNVLAIATGIEEHNNYAVDFIEAVRWIKANLPYAKTSGGLSNLSFSFRGNNPVREVMHSVFLYHAIQAGLDMAILNPAMIQIYDEIPKEQLEIVEDVVLNRKPNATEKLIDIAEELKGQKSTQAKEQEEWRNKPAAERLSHALIKGITEYIEEDLAEALEQFDQALDIIEGPLMDGMNKVGDLFGDGKMFLPQVVKSARVMKKAVAILQPHVEKSLLSTGNKKAGKILLATVKGDVHDIGKNIVGVVLACNNFEVIDLGIMVPCETILETAIREKVDIIGLSGLITPSLDEMVHITEEMQKQGIQIPLLIGGATTSKIHTAVKIDPKYNYGVVRATDASRSVDAAKKLIDPESSSSYIASIKEDYLAMRRAYENKEHPTVTMQEAENNRLETDWASMPITKPKKLGIEVLQNYPIAEIRKYINWSYFFTAWEMKQSYPEILENETYGDEAKKLYNDANLLLDKIEKNKWLTANGVYGLFPADSETDQINFNDPNTGERLASFPTIRQQQVQDSEKSAFLSLADFIAPKNSGVTDYIGAFALTTGLGVDQLVAEFNEKQDEYNAIMIKLLADRLAEAFAELLHHKVRTDFWGYEKASDYFNMDSILKGQYVGIRPAIGYPSLPDHSEKLRLFDLLDVKKNIGVELTDSFMMNPVASVCGLYFANPVAKYFDVHNLSEEQIKQYAASKGRTTEFIERMLSTKIKYK, encoded by the coding sequence ATGTTAAGACTCATATTAATCGATAAAGAAAGGCATAAAAAATTGAAAGTAATAACTAAGAAACTATTTGAAAATAATCCTCTTTATAAAGCCTTACTAAACCGTATACTTGTACTCGATGGAGCCATGGGCACACAGATACAGGACCAACATCTGACAGAAGAAGATTTTAGAGGTAAGGATTTCAAAAACCATCCCCTGTCTTTAAAAGGAAACAATGACATACTTTGTCTTACTAAGCCAGATGTTCTTCAAAAAATCCATGATGCATACTGTAAAGCCGGAGCTGATATCATTGAAACAAACACCTTCAACGCCACGAGTATCTCCCAAGAAGACTATGGCACAGAAGAGTATGTCTACGATATCAACTATCAGGGTGCACAAATTGCGCGCTTAGTAGCCGATGATTGGACACAGAAAACACCCCAAAAGCCCCGTTTTGTAGCAGGTTCCATTGGCCCGACAAATAAGACCGGCTCCATATCACCTGACGTCGAAAATCCAGGGTTTCGTAATATTTCATTTGATGATTTAAAAGAAAGCTATATGGAGCAGATTAATGGACTCATCGATGGGGGCGCAGACCTTCTACTCATTGAAACCATTACAGATATATTGAATGTACGCGCAGCCCTCTTTGCGGCTGAGACTGCCTTTGAAGCAAAAGGAAAATATCTGCCCATCCTGATTTCTGGTACTTTGGTCGATAAGAGTGGACGAATTTTATCTGGTCAAACCCTGAGCGCTTTCGCTGCCTCCATCCTAAGTGACTATGTCATCAGCATTGGACTCAACTGTTCTTTTGGAGCCAAGGACCTAATTCCTTACATCAAAGAGCTCTCTGAAACCCAGGATCTTTTCATCAGTGTGCACCCAAATGCTGGACTTCCAAATCAGTTTGGTGAATACGACGAGTCGCCAGAAACGATGGTTCATTTCTTAAAACAATTAATGGCAGAAAAGCACCTCAATATTGTTGGAGGATGTTGTGGTACAAGGCCAGCTCATATTCAAGCAATCTCTGCGGTAGTGAATGACTTTACGCAAAGGCTTGTTCCAGAGCACGAAATAGTTACCAAATATGCTGGCATGGAATCCCTTTTGGTCACAAAAGATAATAATTTTATAAACATTGGTGAGCGAACCAACGTTTCAGGTTCCGCCAAATTTGCTCGGCTAATTCGGGATAAACAGTATGAAACAGCCCTAGATGTCGCCAAACACCAAGTGGAAAACGGTGCACAAGTTATTGATATTAACTTCGATGACGGCATGCTCGACGCAGAAGATGAAATGGATAAGTTTTTAAAACTGATTGCGACAGAACCGAGTATTTCTAAGGTACCTATCATGATTGACTCCTCTAAATGGCACGTCCTTGAAGCTGGACTCAAGGCCATTCAGGGAAAATCGCTTGTCAATTCGATCAGTCTAAAAAATGGTGAGGCAGAATTTATCAAACAAGCAAGACTAGTTAAAAAATATGGGGCTGCTGCCGTGGTCATGGCTTTTGATGAACAAGGCCAAGCTTCTTCCTATGAACGTAAAATTGAAATCGCAGAACGCGCATACAATATTTTAGTAAATCAGGTCGGGTTCTATCCAGAAGACATCATTTTTGACATGAATGTCCTTGCCATAGCGACGGGCATTGAAGAACACAATAATTATGCTGTAGATTTCATTGAAGCTGTGCGGTGGATTAAGGCCAACCTACCCTATGCAAAAACAAGCGGTGGCCTCAGCAATCTATCCTTCTCTTTTAGAGGAAATAATCCAGTACGTGAAGTCATGCATTCCGTATTTCTCTACCACGCAATACAAGCCGGACTAGATATGGCTATTTTGAACCCAGCGATGATACAAATCTACGACGAGATTCCCAAAGAACAATTGGAAATCGTCGAAGATGTCGTGTTAAACCGGAAACCAAACGCTACTGAAAAACTAATCGACATTGCAGAAGAACTAAAGGGCCAAAAAAGCACCCAGGCCAAAGAACAAGAAGAATGGCGCAATAAGCCGGCAGCTGAACGACTTAGCCATGCACTGATCAAGGGAATTACAGAATATATTGAAGAAGACCTTGCAGAAGCACTGGAACAGTTCGACCAAGCACTAGACATCATCGAAGGACCTTTAATGGATGGCATGAATAAAGTTGGCGATCTTTTCGGAGACGGGAAAATGTTTTTACCGCAAGTTGTAAAAAGTGCCCGAGTCATGAAAAAGGCTGTCGCCATTCTACAACCCCATGTTGAAAAGTCCCTTCTTTCCACTGGCAACAAAAAGGCTGGCAAAATTCTGTTGGCAACTGTAAAAGGCGATGTCCATGACATCGGGAAAAATATTGTCGGAGTAGTACTGGCCTGCAATAACTTTGAAGTCATCGACTTGGGCATCATGGTTCCTTGCGAAACTATACTAGAAACGGCCATTCGGGAAAAAGTTGATATCATCGGTCTAAGTGGACTGATTACCCCATCCTTAGATGAGATGGTCCATATTACAGAAGAAATGCAAAAACAAGGTATCCAGATACCACTCTTAATCGGCGGTGCTACCACCTCTAAAATTCATACTGCCGTCAAGATTGACCCCAAATACAATTATGGCGTAGTTCGGGCTACAGATGCTTCCCGTAGTGTTGATGCAGCAAAAAAATTGATTGATCCAGAATCCAGTTCAAGCTATATCGCCTCAATCAAAGAGGACTATCTAGCGATGCGCAGAGCCTATGAAAATAAGGAACATCCTACCGTAACTATGCAGGAAGCAGAAAATAATCGGCTGGAAACCGACTGGGCAAGCATGCCCATCACCAAGCCTAAAAAACTCGGCATTGAAGTCTTACAGAACTACCCAATAGCAGAGATTCGAAAATACATCAATTGGTCCTACTTTTTTACGGCTTGGGAAATGAAACAGTCCTATCCAGAAATTTTAGAAAATGAAACCTATGGAGATGAAGCTAAAAAACTGTATAACGATGCCAACCTTCTTCTCGATAAGATCGAGAAAAACAAGTGGTTGACTGCAAATGGTGTGTATGGTCTTTTCCCAGCAGACTCTGAAACAGATCAAATCAACTTCAATGATCCAAACACTGGTGAAAGATTGGCTTCCTTCCCTACCATTCGGCAACAGCAAGTACAGGATTCTGAGAAGTCAGCCTTTCTTTCCCTAGCTGATTTCATCGCACCGAAAAACAGTGGCGTAACCGACTACATCGGTGCCTTTGCCCTCACCACGGGTCTCGGTGTCGACCAATTGGTCGCAGAGTTTAATGAAAAGCAAGATGAATATAATGCCATCATGATTAAATTACTTGCAGACCGTTTGGCTGAAGCCTTTGCAGAACTCCTTCACCATAAGGTAAGAACAGATTTCTGGGGTTATGAAAAAGCCTCTGACTATTTCAACATGGATTCAATATTGAAAGGACAATATGTAGGCATCCGGCCAGCCATTGGCTATCCGTCGCTTCCAGACCATTCAGAAAAACTTAGACTTTTTGATTTATTAGACGTTAAAAAAAATATCGGGGTAGAACTTACAGATAGCTTCATGATGAATCCCGTAGCCAGCGTGTGTGGTCTCTATTTTGCAAACCCGGTAGCCAAATACTTCGACGTACATAACCTTAGCGAAGAGCAGATTAAGCAATATGCTGCAAGCAAAGGTAGAACGACTGAATTCATTGAGCGGATGCTATCAACAAAAATCAAATACAAGTAA
- a CDS encoding leucine-rich repeat protein, producing MKGLYSRVSVRKMVLVTLTVVLLLFGFQTSAMAEEVFSYDNFQYLDNGDGTCEIIGYIGTPASPVLGYLSIPDQLNGLVVTSIGAEAFLNSGITRIISIPETVTRMGKDAFSGNSITSSITLWQPEGTYDWYSSEGKIFSEVIDDFGLSYVARTKDEYTLTDSDVTVSDGILTSYTTSNTGYDYPEYPPAFIAIPETLDGQTIVSIGDEAFKESLIRSVTMPDSVTSIGNSAFYGNRYLDQLELSPNLTSIGDSAFYKCYLTEPVTLGENLKVIGDNAFEWNFFRTLSIPDSVTSMGFAAFRFNVYLNSLTLGSGLTEIGRDAFRGASLTEVIGGGTNEGIIFGRNADGSVDESSVIGYGGRSTTIDFIPSSVRYIGTSAFGNSVAESVIIPDSVETIGSGAFSDCQIESVEIGKNVMTIGSRAFSSNFIQSVEFGDNVTSIGEWAFSDNSLESATFGENLADIGMYAFYDNSLQTVEMGDNVKSIGQYAFAGNSLESVKLGTGLTSLGRAAFNQNSISSVIGGGTDDGIFFGINSDGSEDYSTIVSYGGASKSIDFIPDSVENIGRDAFSYSDLTSVTIPDGVKTLGIAAFRGNSLASIELPDSIIQIEISAFLENEMSSFILPTPEGIIDWYRRYDRPHLLESGSVQTDFMEDYFARIGNYTLTDDDVTVVDGLITECSIEVIQSSFPPNNVGLEYPPASIVIPEMLDGQTVTGIGEGAFVNQYLTSISIPESVTVIGARAFAQNVLSSFTLPECRVDGYAFIEWVDGSSNSYLGNSDATNLTTSYVAVLSDSAYPIYYVLDGGVNYEDAPTYYNEETETLVLGTPNKDYYTFSGWFDASFGGKQVTEIQEGSTGDVTLYARWTPIAYPVIYDLNGGMNYEDAPVSYNIETEDIILGTPSKTGYDFTGWFDAVTDGNQVTEISQGSTGEVTLYARWSLATYDITYTLNGGANYEDAPTSYTMESETLVLGTPDKDYYTFAGWFDASSGGNQVTEIQEGSTGDVTLYARWTPIAYPVTYDLSGGLNYEGAPVSYNIETKDIALGTPTKMGYDFAGWYDAATDGNQVTEIPQGSTGEVNLYARWALATYDITYNLNGGLNYEDAPQSYTVESETLVLGIPTKNNYKFIGWYDTESDIWITEIPQGTFGDKVLIAKWSRRSSSSDSDDSKPDDESDVLPLLDIKENDSSGSSSVMLVTFGHGLTESITPLPWFEVAMLLSISNDTITTDMDAFMTMLNSSDIYLLEGRGVQLILIHEDHPLSQSVQDYTSNHIDELMEILVVNQ from the coding sequence GTGAAAGGGCTGTATAGTAGAGTATCAGTAAGAAAGATGGTGTTGGTCACATTAACGGTAGTTTTATTACTGTTCGGTTTCCAAACCTCTGCGATGGCGGAAGAAGTGTTTAGCTATGATAACTTTCAATACCTTGATAATGGTGATGGAACGTGTGAAATTATCGGTTATATTGGTACTCCTGCATCACCTGTTCTTGGATATCTCAGTATACCAGATCAATTGAATGGCTTGGTTGTAACATCAATTGGTGCTGAGGCATTTCTTAATTCAGGTATTACTAGAATTATTTCTATTCCCGAAACTGTGACAAGAATGGGAAAGGATGCATTTAGCGGTAATTCAATAACCAGTAGTATTACTCTTTGGCAACCAGAAGGTACGTATGACTGGTATAGCTCAGAAGGTAAAATTTTTAGCGAAGTTATTGATGATTTTGGGCTTTCTTATGTTGCTCGTACAAAGGACGAGTACACCTTGACAGATAGCGATGTAACAGTTTCAGACGGTATTCTTACTAGCTATACAACTAGTAACACTGGATATGATTATCCAGAGTATCCTCCTGCTTTTATTGCTATTCCGGAAACATTGGATGGACAGACGATTGTCAGCATTGGTGATGAAGCATTCAAAGAATCGTTAATACGTTCGGTCACAATGCCTGACAGCGTGACGAGCATCGGCAATAGTGCTTTTTATGGTAATCGTTATTTGGACCAATTGGAATTAAGCCCCAATCTTACGAGCATAGGTGACTCCGCCTTTTATAAATGTTACCTTACAGAGCCAGTAACGCTTGGCGAAAATCTAAAAGTAATTGGTGATAATGCATTTGAATGGAATTTCTTCAGAACGCTCTCTATTCCTGATAGTGTGACGAGCATGGGATTTGCAGCATTCAGATTTAATGTTTATTTGAATTCTCTTACGCTAGGCAGTGGATTGACTGAAATAGGCCGAGATGCATTTAGGGGGGCCTCGCTTACAGAAGTAATCGGGGGAGGAACCAATGAAGGAATCATATTCGGGAGAAACGCAGATGGTAGTGTGGATGAGTCATCAGTCATTGGCTATGGCGGACGCAGTACAACCATTGATTTCATACCAAGCAGTGTCCGATATATCGGTACATCTGCATTTGGTAATAGTGTGGCTGAATCAGTAATAATACCCGACAGTGTAGAAACCATTGGTAGTGGTGCATTTAGTGATTGTCAAATTGAGTCGGTCGAAATTGGTAAGAATGTGATGACCATTGGTAGTCGTGCATTCAGCAGTAATTTTATCCAATCGGTTGAGTTTGGCGATAATGTTACTTCAATAGGAGAGTGGGCGTTTAGTGATAATTCCTTGGAATCGGCTACGTTCGGTGAAAATCTAGCGGATATAGGTATGTATGCGTTTTATGATAATTCCCTGCAGACTGTTGAGATGGGTGATAATGTGAAGAGCATTGGTCAATATGCATTTGCTGGAAATTCTCTGGAATCAGTCAAACTGGGGACTGGATTGACAAGCCTTGGTAGAGCAGCATTCAACCAGAATAGCATTAGCTCAGTAATAGGTGGCGGCACCGATGACGGTATTTTTTTTGGAATAAATTCAGATGGCAGTGAGGATTATTCAACGATCGTTTCGTATGGCGGTGCCAGTAAAAGTATTGATTTTATACCAGACAGCGTAGAAAACATAGGCAGAGATGCATTTAGCTATTCGGATCTAACATCTGTGACAATTCCTGATGGTGTAAAAACGCTTGGTATTGCTGCCTTTCGGGGCAATTCTTTAGCATCGATTGAGCTTCCAGACAGTATAATTCAAATAGAGATTAGTGCCTTTCTTGAAAATGAAATGTCATCCTTTATCTTACCAACTCCTGAGGGAATCATTGATTGGTATAGACGGTATGATAGACCTCATTTGTTAGAATCAGGTTCGGTACAGACTGATTTTATGGAAGATTACTTTGCAAGGATAGGAAACTATACACTGACAGATGATGATGTTACCGTGGTAGATGGCCTTATCACGGAATGTTCTATTGAAGTGATCCAAAGTTCTTTTCCACCCAATAATGTAGGACTTGAGTATCCTCCTGCTTCCATCGTCATACCCGAAATGCTGGATGGTCAAACTGTAACGGGTATAGGCGAAGGAGCATTTGTCAATCAATATCTTACTTCAATATCAATCCCTGAAAGTGTGACGGTTATCGGGGCTAGAGCATTTGCTCAAAATGTATTATCTAGTTTTACCTTACCAGAATGTAGAGTAGATGGATATGCCTTTATAGAATGGGTAGATGGTTCTAGCAATTCCTATCTTGGGAATAGTGATGCTACAAACTTGACGACAAGCTATGTGGCAGTTTTATCTGATAGCGCCTATCCTATATATTATGTTCTCGATGGTGGTGTGAATTATGAGGACGCTCCGACTTACTACAATGAAGAAACCGAAACCCTTGTACTAGGCACACCAAACAAGGATTATTACACATTTTCCGGTTGGTTTGATGCATCTTTTGGTGGTAAGCAGGTGACAGAGATTCAAGAGGGGAGTACTGGTGATGTGACCCTATACGCTAGATGGACTCCCATTGCTTATCCAGTAATATATGATCTTAACGGTGGCATGAACTATGAGGATGCTCCTGTAAGCTATAATATTGAAACAGAAGATATAATCTTGGGCACGCCAAGTAAGACTGGTTACGATTTTACCGGTTGGTTTGATGCGGTAACTGATGGGAATCAGGTGACAGAAATATCCCAAGGCAGTACGGGTGAGGTGACCTTGTATGCTAGGTGGTCGCTTGCTACTTATGATATTACCTATACTCTGAATGGTGGTGCAAATTATGAGGATGCGCCCACAAGTTATACCATGGAGAGTGAAACCCTTGTACTAGGCACACCAGACAAGGATTATTACACATTTGCCGGTTGGTTTGATGCCTCGTCTGGTGGAAACCAGGTGACCGAGATTCAAGAGGGGAGTACTGGTGATGTGACCCTATACGCCAGATGGACACCCATTGCATATCCAGTTACTTATGATCTTAGCGGTGGTCTGAACTATGAGGGTGCACCTGTAAGTTACAACATAGAAACGAAGGATATAGCACTTGGCACACCGACCAAGATGGGTTACGATTTCGCCGGTTGGTATGATGCAGCTACAGATGGTAATCAGGTGACAGAAATACCCCAGGGCAGTACAGGTGAAGTGAATTTATACGCTAGATGGGCACTGGCTACCTATGATATTACCTATAATCTTAATGGGGGTCTCAACTACGAGGATGCACCCCAAAGTTATACCGTAGAGAGTGAAACTCTGGTGTTAGGCATACCAACAAAGAACAACTATAAGTTTATTGGTTGGTACGATACTGAGTCAGATATCTGGATAACTGAGATTCCACAAGGGACCTTTGGTGATAAGGTATTAATTGCTAAGTGGTCGAGGAGGTCTTCTAGCTCAGACTCAGATGATTCTAAGCCAGACGATGAAAGTGATGTGCTTCCTTTGTTAGATATAAAGGAAAATGACTCTAGTGGATCCTCGTCTGTAATGCTGGTGACCTTTGGCCATGGACTCACAGAATCCATTACACCACTACCGTGGTTTGAGGTGGCTATGTTATTGTCTATAAGCAATGATACAATCACTACGGATATGGATGCATTTATGACAATGCTAAACTCTTCTGATATATACCTACTAGAAGGTAGAGGTGTGCAGCTGATATTAATTCATGAGGACCATCCACTTTCGCAGTCTGTACAAGATTATACCAGCAACCACATTGATGAACTGATGGAGATATTAGTAGTGAACCAATAG